From the Onychostoma macrolepis isolate SWU-2019 chromosome 13, ASM1243209v1, whole genome shotgun sequence genome, the window tgaaagaagtcttttatgttcACCAcggctgcattttattttgtcaaaaaaatctgtaaaaatagcaatattacaatttaaaataactgttttctttttaatctattacaaaatgtaatttattcctgtgatgtaaagctgaattttcagcatcattactccagtcctcagtgtcacgaaatcattctaatatgctgatttgcatatgctgattttgcatatgctgattttttatttttattttttttatcaatgaagtaaaaacattaatccACTTCAAGATAACGATAGGTGATCAGGTACAGTATTTATACTTTTGTTAAGGTTGCTATCTTCCCTCTGCATGTGAGTCCACCAGACATGTTTCAGACACATCACGAGGTTTTAATGAAACTCCACTATATTTGTCCTGCAGAAAGATCAACAGACACGCTGCTGTTGGACTTTAGTCTCGGTTCTATCAATTGGACATGGTAAGCGTTATATAAATTCTCGAAAGAGGGAGCTCTTGTGTCTGTCTGACTCTACAGATATGGAGACTCAGTCTTCACAGGACTTTCAGGACTTGTGCACTTTTGAGAGTTTTAAGGGTTTCTGGCACTATTACGGTTACGGCGTTGATCAACAAGAACTGATCGATCGGGAATTTAAACGGATTAAAGGTAAAAGGAAGTCCTTAGCCTCCTTCACGTTCAGTAACCTGTCCAAATCTGCATGTGGTGCTGGTACTTACTCTCACGCTTTAACTACATAcgaatatttgtttgtttaataaataaccGATTTTGTATCAGACCGACAAAAGCAGCCTTCTAACTTCTCCAGCGGTTGAGAGTGTGGGCCTGTAGTGCTGCAATGTTTACTTTCGCTTTAGTTATTGTCATTTGGTTAGAATGAATGCAGTGCCCTCTGTCGATCTCAATGTGAATTACATATAGAGTAGTAGACGCTGATAGGTTCCTCGTTCTCTTTTTAAGGTGTTGCATACCTTGATCATGCAGGGACAACGCTATTTCCTGAATCTCAGATTAAAGGATTTCATGATGATATATCTAGGAATGTTTATGGTGAGTTCCTTCATATGCATTGTTGAAAGCACAACTTAATAATATCAATATCATAGTTTGCTTTAGATCATATCATACTTTTCTTTGTCAGGCAATCCTCACAGTCATAATCCTAGCAGTAGACTAACACATGACACTGTGGAAAGTGTCAGATACAGGTAAGCGCTTTTGCACCATCTGAATTTTCAGTTAGTTATAgcatagaaatatttattacaattacaTAGTTATATAGCCTACAATTATAATAGAAataggaaacacacacacacacacacatgcacatacaaaTTAAAcctaataaaatactttttggtcattaaaataaaataaaaacatatgagATGAACACTTACCCTTTAAAAACTTAGAAACTTagaaacaaaaattagaaactACTGTAACGTGTCTGCCTGTCCTAGTCcccgttttccttatttggttaggTTCCGtttcttgttaattaattacCTCTCATTATCCCCACCTGTTTTGAattacgttgtttgctcttttgttccctttcctttaaaagtcctcagttctccctttgtgtttgtccgttctactatgttaataaatggGAAAGAGTGTGTTGAAGCCGTTTTCATTCTCTCgtcatttatttaagttttggGTTTGCTCACGCCACAACCACTACCCGTAACAGAAGAACGGACCGATAACAGAAGAATGGAGTTCGTGGAAGCTGTCGCCGCCCTAGCCCTCCTGGATCTCCCCTTTTATAAGTTCACTTGGGAATATtgaaggcgcctccctagctcCGCGCCGCCCGAGTGCATCCAAGAGTCCGctcttcaagagcgcccccctgtgcctgcgccacgaaggcgcctccctagctcCGCGCTGCCCGAGCGCATTCAAGAGTCCGCACTACCAGCGCGCCCTCAAGaatctccgctggttccgtccagctccgcgcttccagagcgccccctagtatctgcgctgccagagcgccctcaagaatctccgctggttccgtccagctccgcgcttccagagcgcccccaagagtccgcgcttccagagcgcccccaagagtccgcccAGAGCGCCCCTAGTAtctgcgctgccagagcgccctcaagaatctccgctggttccgtccagctccgcgcttccagagcgcccccaagagtccgcgcttccagagcgcccccaagagtccgcgcttccagagcgcccccctgtgcctgcgccacgaaggcgcctccctagtATCTGCGCTGCCCGAGCGCAttcaagagtccgcgcttccagagcgcccccaagagtccgcgttAAGACAGAAAGCCCCTAATTTCACCCTTAAaatttgggggggggggctaTTCCCCGGTGAATTCTGCTCCGTCTTGGGCGCCCAAACTCCTGGATCCGCCATGGTCGTCCAAGCctcctgctccgccatggctcctcaagctccctgctccgccatggccttccgagcctcctgacccgccatggccttccgagcctcctgacccgccatggccgccggagtctcctgacccgccatggcctctAAGAATCTCCTGTtccgccctggatgcctcctCTGTATCCCTGTCCTGCACCGGCGTCCAGGGCTCCCACCCCCCTCCCAGGTTgtactgttacggcgcgggacgcgcctaccGGGAGGGGGAGGTACTGTAACGTGTCTGCCTGTCCTAGTCCCCATTTTCCTTATTTGTTTAGGTTCTGTTTCTTGTTAATTACCTCTCATTATCCCCACCTGTTTTGAattacgttgtttgctcttttgttccctttcctttaaaagtcctcagttctccctttgtgtttgtccgttctactatgttaataaatggGAAAGTGTGTTGAAGCCGTTTTCATTCTCTCGTCATTCATTTAAGTTTTGGGTTTGCTCACGCCACAACCACTACCCGTaacaactacactgtaaaaagtgataagttgacgtaacttaaaaaaaattgaggaaacccgttgtcttaaaatgattaagggaataataatttttaaaaagttaagtgaacttgacaattcacttaacttattttttttattattatttacttaataattttaaggcaacgggtgtCCTCAtataagttaagtcaacttatgactttttacagtgtaattaagTTAGAACTAAATAAGTTAAAGTGCTAAAATTAAggaatgattaaaaataaattaaagcaaaataaaaatatttttaaaaacaaaaatgacaagcaaaactgctaaaaatgtaaactaaaattgaaatgaaaactgaaaatataaaaataaaagctaatttaaaatatgaataaatcgtgtaatagtacataaataatactaaaataacattgcaagagagaaacaaaacataaacagaGGGAACAAAAAGATTTGAAACACTTACAAAGAAAGCCTGAATTGAGAATTCagcattagtaatattttaagcAGTATTATTAGTATAATAAGACTTTGTTCAATATCTGATGATAAGACAAGAGTGTGTTATAATATATAGTTGAAGATAAGATAAGGTACATAATGATAAGATAGCTCTTTGTTTTGAACCCTTGCAGGATACTGGAACATTTTAATACACGTCCTGAAGAGTACTCTGTGATTTTCACATCAGGATGTACTGCAGCACTGAAATTAGTGGCTGACACTTTCCCCTGGAAGGCCGCATCAAATGAGGGGCCAGGAAGTCAGTTCTGCTATCTCACTGACAACCACACCTCTGTGGTGGGCATTCGCGGTGTGACCGCACTCCAGGGAGTTGGCACAGTTTCTGTTCTACCTCACGAAGTGGAGAGAAGAGCGAGAAAACCCCCGACACAGACAAATGGAGAGGAGTGCTCTGCACCTCATCTTTTCTGTTATCCTGCCCAGAGCAACTTCTCAGGCAGAAAGTATCCTCTGAGCTATGTGAAGGGAATTCAGTCTCAGCAGCTCTATCCAGCATGTGAGCACCGCGGTCGATGGTTTGTTCTCCTGGATGCTGCCTGTTTTGTAAGCTGCTCACCTCTGGATCTAAGCCAATATCCCGCTGATTTTGTGCCAATATCTTTCTACAAAATGTTCGGCTTCCCGACTGGACTCGGAGCCTTGCTGGTGAGGAATGAGGCTGCTGAGGTTTTGAGAAAAACTTACTTTGGAGGAGGGACAGCAGCAGCTTATCTTGTGGCAGATAACTTTTTTGTACCAAAGCCAAATGTAGTCAGCAGGTAGGATGTTACAGGAAGAATTTGACCTTTAATTGTTGGCAAGCAGCATAGTAGAGGCTACTTGTCATAATTTGTTTAATGCATAATTGCTTTTTCCACAACTTTATCAGGTTTGAGGATGGCACAATCTCCTTCCTTGACATAATTTCTCTCCATCATGGCTTTGAAACACTTCAGAAACTTACAGGTTCAGAAATTTTTGGTTTACGTCCTCAACATGGTTATGATTCACACATTGTAATGACTTGCATTAAAAGTGGATGGTTTTGGTTTTCAGGCAGTATGCTGAACATTCAGCTTCACACATTTGGATTAGCTCGCTACACCTACATTGTCCTCTCTTGTCTGTGTCATAGCAATGGAAAACCTGTGGCACAGATCCACTGTGATAATGACTTTCAGAATATTGCTGAACAGGGTGCAATCCTCAACTTTAACCTGCTGGACTGTCATGGACGAACAGTAGGGTATTCTCAGGTCAGTCAGGAGTTGACATATTCTcctcaaattcattttaataacctGTAAATAAAGaagtatatttataaacaaatattgcaaatataaaatatgtatctcAAATAATAAAGACAgtctaaaatgtaagaattAGAAAATGTTCATTACTTTATGTCGGtgctatttgtttgtttgtttttgacagGTGGACAAAATGGCTAGTCTCTTTAATATTCATATTCGCACAGGCTGTTTCTGCAACACAGGAGCCTGCCAACATTATCTGGCTATCAGCAACCAAAATGTGAAAAGTAATTTGCATGTAAGTGGATTTTCGCCAGTACAAACTTTGATGTTTGCTAGAAAGACAGATGGAGAGATGGACGGACAGAAAaatggacagacagatggacagagccagataaatagatagatggatggatggatggatggactgaAGGACAAAcggacggatagatagatagatagatagatagatggatggatagacaatagatagatagatagatagatagatagatagatagacagacagacagacagatagatagatagatagatagacggacggacggacggacggacggatggatggatggatagatggacggatggatggaaggaCAGACggaaggatagatagatagatagatagatggatagacagacagacagacagacagacagacagacagacagacagatagatagatagatagatagatagatagatagatagatagatagatagatagatagatagatagatagatagatagatagatagatagatagatagatagatagatagatagatagatgacgaAAAAGGACGGATAGATAattggacagacagacagaaactgATAGCAAGAAATAACAGGATTTTTGaaataattgttaataaacGGTTGCTTTCAAGGCCGGTCACATCTGTGGAGATAACATTGATCTGATTGAGGGACGTCCCACAGGATCCATCCGTGTGTCTTTTGGATACATGTCTAGTTTTGAGGACTGTCAGAACTTTCTTCGGTTTGTTGTGAACTGTTTTGTGGACAAACCTCTAATTTTGGACCAAAAGAGACTAACCAAGCTCAAGTCAGCTGAACTGATGGAGTCAGCGGCATCTTATGACCTAGCATCATTACCAAATGGCCAACTAGGGCATGAGAATGGGCAGACTATCACTCCTTCACCTGAGAGAATAACACCATCTGAAGACACAGTGTCAAAAGAAGGAAAGAACAATGGCAGTATCCACACACTAACAAATCTCTTCATCTATCCTGTCAAATCATGCGCATCAGTTGAGGTAGAGAAAGCTTTTTTGTTATCCTTCTGTGTTGACAATGAAAGCAGGTTGATGTAATGATATCAGATTTCATGGCAAGTGCTCTGTTGTTGTGATTGACCTAACAGGTGACAGAGTGGCCACTGGGACCCCAGGGTTTGTTGTATGACCGTTTGTGGATGGTTGTGAATGAGAATGGAGTTTGTCTGAGCCAGAAAAGAGAGCCAAAGCTGTGTCTCATCCGCCCTATCATCTGTCTGGCCTCTAACACACTGCAGCTGCAGGTCTCAGGTCAGAGCGCACCAATGCACATCACtacagctttttaaaaacagcaaCTGCAGACATATCATGAGATACGGTGatttatgcaaataaaatacactttttaataGCCAAAATTTTTAGTAGTCAGAGCCTTTTCAAGTGGTGCTGTGGTACAGTGATTATATAAGATGAAACCATGTTACCTTTTTATGTGG encodes:
- the mocos gene encoding molybdenum cofactor sulfurase, translating into METQSSQDFQDLCTFESFKGFWHYYGYGVDQQELIDREFKRIKGVAYLDHAGTTLFPESQIKGFHDDISRNVYGNPHSHNPSSRLTHDTVESVRYRILEHFNTRPEEYSVIFTSGCTAALKLVADTFPWKAASNEGPGSQFCYLTDNHTSVVGIRGVTALQGVGTVSVLPHEVERRARKPPTQTNGEECSAPHLFCYPAQSNFSGRKYPLSYVKGIQSQQLYPACEHRGRWFVLLDAACFVSCSPLDLSQYPADFVPISFYKMFGFPTGLGALLVRNEAAEVLRKTYFGGGTAAAYLVADNFFVPKPNVVSRFEDGTISFLDIISLHHGFETLQKLTGSMLNIQLHTFGLARYTYIVLSCLCHSNGKPVAQIHCDNDFQNIAEQGAILNFNLLDCHGRTVGYSQVDKMASLFNIHIRTGCFCNTGACQHYLAISNQNVKSNLHAGHICGDNIDLIEGRPTGSIRVSFGYMSSFEDCQNFLRFVVNCFVDKPLILDQKRLTKLKSAELMESAASYDLASLPNGQLGHENGQTITPSPERITPSEDTVSKEGKNNGSIHTLTNLFIYPVKSCASVEVTEWPLGPQGLLYDRLWMVVNENGVCLSQKREPKLCLIRPIICLASNTLQLQVSGMEPVTVPLETSLANSDLRTSQSKVCGDRVQTVDCGEEVSTWLSEFLGKPCHLIRQRPEFLRDMKLGPEKAGNFGPTALSLVNEAQFLLINRASVSFLQKHIANRHSSENEGTWHDTEQLIQRFRANLVISGQEAFAEDDWSHLTVGDTQFQVTGRCGRCQMIGVDQKSASRTQEPLRSLSECRSGKVTFGVYLAHQSARNTSAVPVLSVGARVIPQISESTDKP